A portion of the Thunnus maccoyii chromosome 20, fThuMac1.1, whole genome shotgun sequence genome contains these proteins:
- the LOC121886756 gene encoding testis-expressed protein 47 has product MATSQKSTNFSSQSDERYSEEEGGSTVTMFEVFDGRMREKIVLQRLIVIARLPRDLADRTELGAHYEKLNFQLSKLYTWDYMTGLLLIYPSCLLHVIESSREVLVAVLKDLKDMQQQSDGILLEAPKVVFMAHNPQSRLFQQWSYKVLNADQVAGDLEAKGVEDEESSTETLVCCVLSALQKLNEQLEISKAPPGSMLDETPELIVPQEVLHQLLAREELQSPQQYLQAYNSPLNISMDFGQVIRSSCLTTV; this is encoded by the exons ATGGCCACTTCGCAAAAATCCACAAACTTTTCATCCCAATCTGATGAAAGATACtcggaggaggaaggaggaagcaCAGTGACAATGTTTGAAGTGTTTGACGGGAGAATGAGAGAG AAGATCGTGCTACAGCGGCTCATAGTGATTGCTCGGCTCCCCCGCGATCTCGCTGACAGGACAGAACTGGGAG CTCATTATGAAAAACTCAACTTTCAGTTGAGCAAGCTGTACACGTGGGATTACATGACGGGCCTGCTGCTGATTTATCCGTCCTGTCTGCTTCATGTCATTGAA TCTTCCAGGGAGGTTCTGGTTGCTGTGTTGAAAGACCTTAAAGATATGCAGCAACAGTCAGACGG TATTTTGCTGGAAGCTCCCAAGGTTGTGTTCATGGCACATAACCCTCAAAGCAGGCTGTTCCAGCAGTGGAGCTACAAG GTGCTAAATGCAGATCAGGTGGCCGGGGACCTTGAGGCTAAGGGAGTTGAGGATGAGGAATCGAGCACAGAGACTCTGGTTTGCTGCGTCCTGTCAGCACTGCAGAAACTGAACGAACAGCTTGAAATATCTAAG GCCCCTCCTGGATCCATGCTGGATGAGACTCCGGAGCTGATCGTCCCTCAGGAGGTTCTCCATCAGCTTTTGGCTCGAGAGGAGCTCCAGAGCCCACAACAGTACCTGCAGGCCTACAACTCACCCTTAAACATCAGCATGGACTTTG GACAAGTCATTCGAAGCAGCTGCCTCACCACAGTTTAA